The genomic region GTGCTTCAGGCCCACGGCGTCCATGGCGTCGAGCGTGGTGGTGATGGCCGAGACGCCGCGGTCCAGGGTGTGGTTCGAGGCCGTCGAGCAGGAGTCGTAGCCCACGTCGACCAGGCCTTTCGCCACCTCGGGCGGGGCGAGGAAGGACGGGTAGCCGAAGAACGGGCCCTCCTTCTTGCCCAGCGGCACCTCGAGGTGGCACAGCGACAGGTCGGCCTTCAGGGTCTCGCGGATGCCGGAGAACAACGGCAGGTAGTCGCGGCCGGCGGCACCTCCGTCGGCGACGGCCTGGTCGGTCAGCGCCGGGTGGATCAGGACGTCGCCACCGGCGGTGAGGGTGAACGAGCGGGCCGGTGGCGGGGCGGGTGAGGTCGGGGAGGGCGGCGGCGCCGGGGCCGAGGTGATCACGACCGGCGAGCCGGTGCACCCGGACAGCGCGAAACCGGTGGTCAGCACGAGTGCCGGCCACCGGTGAGCACGCTTCAGCGCTGCCGCCTGCGCCGCAGGACCACGAACAGCGCGACGGCCAGTACGCCGGCCGCGACGGGGAGCACGCGCTTCAACACCGGAACGCCTGCCGTGTCGATCAGGTCGATCGGCTCGTCGGGTACCACTCGGAGATGCTGCTGTTGCGCCACCTCGTCAGGATCCACGGAAGCCAGCGTGCTCGCCAGGTGTTCGGCGAACTGGCCGACCAGTTTGCCGCTGACCTCGGCGATCAGGCCGCGTCCCAGCTGGGCGGGACGGCCGGTGACGGTGAGTTCCGTCTCCACGTCGACCGTGTCGCCCACGACGAACGTCACAGTCGCCGACGCGGTGCCGTTGCCCCTGGTGTCCTTGCCGGACGCCTTCAGCACGGCGCGGCGGGCCTCGGCGTCGACCTCCACGAACTCGCCGGTCCCCCGGTACAGCAGCTGCACCGGGCCGAGCTTGACCTTCACCTCCCCGCTGAACGTCTTCCCGTCCACCCCGGTCAGCGTGGCGCCGGGCAGGCACGGCGCCACGCGTTCGGGATCGAGCAACGCCTCCCAGACCTCCTCGGCCGGGGCGGGTGCCACGAACGAATGCGACAGCTTCATCCCGCTACCGCCGCCGTCAGCGCACGGCCGGTCAGCACGCGGGCCAGGTTGTCCTTGTAGCCGTCACCGTCGGACGCCTTCTGCGCCGCCTCCGCGATGGCCGACACCGGTTGCCCGACCAGCGCGGACTCCACGTCCACCGCGCGCACGGGACCGGCGCCGACGTTCGTCAGGCCCACCCGGGCCGCCTCGATCGTGCCGTCGCGGACCTGCACCGCCGCCGCGACCGCGACGATCGACCACGCCTGCGCGACCCGGTTGAGCTTCTCGTAGTGAGCGCCCCAGCCGGTGTACTTCGGCACCCGGACGTCGATCAGGATCTCGTCGGGCGCCAGCGCGGTCTCGAAGTAGCCGAGGAAGAACTCCGCGGCCGGCACCTCACGACGACCGGACGGACCGGCGATGATCATCACCGCGTCCAGCGCCAGCACGGGTGCCAGCAGGTCGCCCGCCGGGTCCGCGTGCGCCAGCGAGCCGCCGAACGTGCCGCGGTGGCGCACCTGCGGGTCCGCCACGGTGTCGGTGACCAGCTGCAACAGCCGCGCGTGGTCGTGGATCAGGTGGTCGCGCTGCACCTCGTAGTGCGTGGTCATCGCACCGATCAGCAACGTGTCGCCCTCGTCGCGCACGCCGGTGAGCTCGCTGAGGCCGCCGAGGTCGATCAGCACCGACGGCGCGGCGAGCCGCATCCGCAGCACCGGCACGAGCGACTGCCCGCCCGCGATAAGCTTGGCGTCCTCACCGGCGTCGGCGAGCATCCGCACGGCTTCGTCCACTGAGGACGGACAGAGGTACTGGAACTCCGCCGGGATCACGGCTGTCCTCCCTGCGCGTCGATGGAACCGAGACCGCCCGCGGCCACCTCGGAGGCGTCCGCCGCACGGCCCTGCAACGCGTTCCACACGCGTTCCGGTGAACAGGGCATCTCGATGTCGCTGACACCCAGGTGCCGCACGGCGTCGATCACCGCGTTCACCACCGCGGGCGTCGAGGCGATCGTTCCCGCTTCGCCGACTCCCTTGGCGCCCAACGGGTTCGAGGTCGCCGGTGTCGTGGTCCGGTCGGTCAGGAACGCGGGCAGGTCCGCCGCGCAGGGCACCAGGTAGTCGGCGAGCGTCGCCGTCGTCAGCGTGCCCATCTCGTCGTGCACTGCCTCCTCGTACAAAGCCTGCGCGATGCCCTGCGCCAGCCCGCCGTGCACCTGACCGTCGACGATCAACGGGTTCATGACCGTGCCGACGTCGTCCACGGCGACGTACCTGACGATGCGGACCATGCCCGTCCCGGTGTCGACTTCTGTTGCGCACAAATGGGTTCCGTGCGGGAACGAGAAGTTGTCCGGGTCGAACGTGGCGTCGGCGTCCATGCCGGGCTCCATGCCCTCGGGCAGGTCGTGGGCCACGTGCGCGGCCAGCACGACGTCACCCAAAGTCCGCGCGGTCGACGTGCCCCGCACCGAGAACGAGCCGGAAGCGAACTCCACGTCCGCCTCGTCGCACTCCATCATGTGCGCGGCCAGCGTCCGAGCCTTGGCGAGCACCTTGTCCGCCGCGTGCACCAGGGCCGTTCCGCCGACGGCCAGCGAACGCGAACCGTAGGAGTCCATGCCCTTGTGCGACGTCGCCGTGTCGCCGTGCAGCACCTCGATGTCCTCGAACGGCACCCCGAGCTTGTCGGCGACGATCTGCGACCACACCGTCTCGTGGCCCTGCCCGTGCGGCGAGGTCCCGGTGATCACCTCGACCTTGCCGGTGGGCAGCATCCGGATCGACGCGGTCTCCCACCCGCCAGCGGCATAACGCAAAGCGCCCAGCACCCGCGACGGCGCCAGCCCGCACATCTCGGTGTAGGTGGAGATCCCGATGCCGAGCTGGACCGGATCACCGGCGGAGCGCCTGCGTTCCTGTTCGGAACGCATCTCCTCGTACCCGAACAGCTCCATCGCCCGCGCGGTCGCGGCCTCGTAGTTGCCGGAGTCGTAGGTCAGCCCGGCGACCGAGTCGAACGGGAACTCCTCGTGCTTGATCCAGTTCATCTCGCGGATCTTCATCGGGTCCATGCCGAGCTCCGCGGCGAGCTCGTCCATCATCCGCTCGATCGCGAACGTGGCCTCGGGCCGGCCGGCGCCGCGGTAGGCGTCCGTCGGCACCTTGTTCGTGAACACGTTGGTGCACACGAACCGGTAGGCCGCGAACTTGTAGATCGCGTTGAACATGAACGCGCCCAGGATCGGCACGCCCGGCGTGACCAGGCGCAGGTAGGCGCCCATGTCGGCGAGCAGCTCGACCTTGAGCCCGGTCACCGTGCCGTCGCGGCGGGCGGACAGGGTGATCTTCTGCAGCTGGTCGCGGCCGTGGTGCGCGGACAGCATCGACTCGGTGCGCGACTCGGTCCACTTGACCGGGCGGCCCATCCGCCGCGCGACCAGCAGGCAGAGCAGCTCCTCCGGCGTGACCTGCAGCTTGCCGCCGAACCCGCCGCCGACGTCCGGTGCGATGACGCGGATCTTGTGCTCGGAGATGCCGCTGACGGCCGAGAGCATCCAGCGCAGGATGTGCGGGATCTGGGTGGCCGACCAGACGGTGAACATGTCCGCGGCCGGGTCGACGACGACCGACCGCGGTTCCATGAACGCGGGGATCAGCCGCTGCTGGCGGAACGTCCGCTCCAGCACGACCTCGGCGTTCGCGATCTCGTCCTCGACGTCGGTGCCGCTGCCGGCCTCGGCCGAGTCGAAGATCCACGTCGCGCACTTGTTCGTGCCCAGGTCGGGGTGCACGAGGTCGTTGTCCCGCAACGCCTCCCGCATGTCGAGCACGACCGGGAGCTCGTCGTAGTCCACGTCGATCGCGGCCACCGCGTCGGCGGCGTGGTAGGCGCTGTCGGCGATCACCAGCGCGACGGCCTCACCGGCGAAGTTGACCTCGTCGACGGCCAGCGCGGGCGCGTTCGGCGCCTTCATGTCCTCGGTGATCGGCCAGGCGCAGGGCAGCGAGCCCTGTTCGGCGGCGAAGTCCTGGCCGGTGAGCACGACCGCCACACCGGGCATCGCGGTGGCGCGGCTGCAGTCGACGTTCGTGATGCGGGCGTGTGCGACGGGACTGCGCAGCACGGCCATGTGCAGCATGCCGGTCAGCTGCAGGTTGTCGGTCCACTTGGTGCGGCCGGTGATCAGGCGGGCGTCCTCCTTGCGGCGCCGGGCCTTCCCGATCTCGGGCTCCGCGGTGGCGGTCATTCGCCACCCACCGGCTGCTTGGCGGTGATGTCCTCGTCGGTGTGCTGCTCCAGGCGCGGACCGGCGCCGGGACGCATGTGGTGCGCGGCGTCCTGGACCGCGCGGACGATGTTCTGGTAGCCCGTGCAGCGGCAGAGGTTGCCCTCCAGGCCCTTGCGCACGGTCTCGTCGTCGGGATCGGGTTCGTCGGCGAGCAGGTCGATCGCCTGCATGATCATGCCGGGCGTGCAGAAACCGCACTGCAGGGCGTGGTTGTCGCGGAAGGCCTCCTGCACCGGGTGCAGCTTGCCGTCGCGGGCCAGGCCTTCGACCGTGGTGACCTCGTGGCCGTTCGCCTGCACGGCGAACATCTGGCACGACTTCACGCTGTGGCCGTCGAGGTGCACGGTGCAGGCGCCGCAGTTGCCGGTGTCGCAACCGATCACGGTGCCGGTCTTGCTCAGCCGCTCCCGCAGGTAGTGCACCAGCAGGAGCCTTGGTTCGACCTCGTCGGCGTAAGTCACTCCGTCGACGTTGACCGAGATGCGCATGAACCCTCCCAGGGGTGGTGGGCGCAAGGTGTGACGAGGGCCACTCCAGCCTCCTCCCTGTGTGCCGGTTCAACAACCCGATCAGTGGTGGATCGGTTCACCAAGATCGACGAGACGGCGGCCGGATCCCTTCCACCGCAAGGAGATGATCTCGGCGGCGATCGACACCGCGGTCTCCTCCGGTGTCCTGGCGCCCAGATCGAGGCCGATCGGCGACGACAACGTGCTCAGCTCGCTCTCGGTCACCCCGGCTTCCCGCAACCGTTGCAGGCGATCTTCGTGCGTACGGCGGGAACCCATCGCGCCCACATAGCCCACCTTGAGCCGCAACGCGATCTCCAGCACCGGCACGTCGAACTTCGGGTCGTGGGTGAGGACCGCGATGACCGTGCGTTCGTCGAGCTTGGGCGCCTCGGCCCGCAGGTACTTGTGCGGCCACGCGACGACGACCTCATCGGCCTCCGGGAAACGGGTGCGGGTCGCGAACACGGGCCGTGCGTCGCACACGGTCACGCGGTAGCCGAGGAACGCGCCGAGCCTGGCCATCGCGGCGGCGAAGTCGATCGCGCCGAACACGAGCATCCGCGGCGGCGGCTCGAACGAGTTCACGAACACGCTCATGCCCTCGCCCCGGCGCTGGCCGTCCGGGCCGTACTGGATCACGCCGGACCGCCCGCTCGCGAGCATGCCGCGCGCGTCGTCCGTGACGGCGTCGTCGGCGCGGGACGACCCGAGCGAGCCCGCACGGCGGTCAGGCCAGACGACCATCCGCTGCCCGATGCGGTCCGGGTGCTCGATGACGGTGGCGATGGCCACCGGTTCTTCGGCACGAACGGTTTCCACGACCTCGCCGAGCTGCGGGAAAGTCTCGGCGTTGATCTTCTCGACGTAGATGTCGATGATCCCGCCGCACGTCAGCCCGACGGCGAACGCGTCGTCGTCGCTGACGCCATAACGCTGCAGCACCGGCTCGCCGGTCGTCTGCGCGAGGTCGTAGACCGCACCCTCGACGCAGCCGCCGGACACGCTGCCGATCGCCTGACCGTCCCCGGTCACGAGCATCGCGGCCCCCGCCGGCCGCGGCGCCGAGCTGAAGGTCGCGACCACGGTCCCGACGCCGACGGTCTCACCGTTCGCGACCCGGTCCGCGAGGTCGAACAGGACATCACGCACGGCGCACCTCCTCCAGCAGCTCTTCCAACGCGTGCAC from Lentzea guizhouensis harbors:
- a CDS encoding (2Fe-2S)-binding protein, with translation MRISVNVDGVTYADEVEPRLLLVHYLRERLSKTGTVIGCDTGNCGACTVHLDGHSVKSCQMFAVQANGHEVTTVEGLARDGKLHPVQEAFRDNHALQCGFCTPGMIMQAIDLLADEPDPDDETVRKGLEGNLCRCTGYQNIVRAVQDAAHHMRPGAGPRLEQHTDEDITAKQPVGGE
- a CDS encoding xanthine dehydrogenase family protein molybdopterin-binding subunit, which gives rise to MTATAEPEIGKARRRKEDARLITGRTKWTDNLQLTGMLHMAVLRSPVAHARITNVDCSRATAMPGVAVVLTGQDFAAEQGSLPCAWPITEDMKAPNAPALAVDEVNFAGEAVALVIADSAYHAADAVAAIDVDYDELPVVLDMREALRDNDLVHPDLGTNKCATWIFDSAEAGSGTDVEDEIANAEVVLERTFRQQRLIPAFMEPRSVVVDPAADMFTVWSATQIPHILRWMLSAVSGISEHKIRVIAPDVGGGFGGKLQVTPEELLCLLVARRMGRPVKWTESRTESMLSAHHGRDQLQKITLSARRDGTVTGLKVELLADMGAYLRLVTPGVPILGAFMFNAIYKFAAYRFVCTNVFTNKVPTDAYRGAGRPEATFAIERMMDELAAELGMDPMKIREMNWIKHEEFPFDSVAGLTYDSGNYEAATARAMELFGYEEMRSEQERRRSAGDPVQLGIGISTYTEMCGLAPSRVLGALRYAAGGWETASIRMLPTGKVEVITGTSPHGQGHETVWSQIVADKLGVPFEDIEVLHGDTATSHKGMDSYGSRSLAVGGTALVHAADKVLAKARTLAAHMMECDEADVEFASGSFSVRGTSTARTLGDVVLAAHVAHDLPEGMEPGMDADATFDPDNFSFPHGTHLCATEVDTGTGMVRIVRYVAVDDVGTVMNPLIVDGQVHGGLAQGIAQALYEEAVHDEMGTLTTATLADYLVPCAADLPAFLTDRTTTPATSNPLGAKGVGEAGTIASTPAVVNAVIDAVRHLGVSDIEMPCSPERVWNALQGRAADASEVAAGGLGSIDAQGGQP
- a CDS encoding SRPBCC family protein, with amino-acid sequence MKLSHSFVAPAPAEEVWEALLDPERVAPCLPGATLTGVDGKTFSGEVKVKLGPVQLLYRGTGEFVEVDAEARRAVLKASGKDTRGNGTASATVTFVVGDTVDVETELTVTGRPAQLGRGLIAEVSGKLVGQFAEHLASTLASVDPDEVAQQQHLRVVPDEPIDLIDTAGVPVLKRVLPVAAGVLAVALFVVLRRRRQR
- a CDS encoding FAD binding domain-containing protein, whose translation is MIPAEFQYLCPSSVDEAVRMLADAGEDAKLIAGGQSLVPVLRMRLAAPSVLIDLGGLSELTGVRDEGDTLLIGAMTTHYEVQRDHLIHDHARLLQLVTDTVADPQVRHRGTFGGSLAHADPAGDLLAPVLALDAVMIIAGPSGRREVPAAEFFLGYFETALAPDEILIDVRVPKYTGWGAHYEKLNRVAQAWSIVAVAAAVQVRDGTIEAARVGLTNVGAGPVRAVDVESALVGQPVSAIAEAAQKASDGDGYKDNLARVLTGRALTAAVAG
- a CDS encoding XdhC family protein — translated: MRDVLFDLADRVANGETVGVGTVVATFSSAPRPAGAAMLVTGDGQAIGSVSGGCVEGAVYDLAQTTGEPVLQRYGVSDDDAFAVGLTCGGIIDIYVEKINAETFPQLGEVVETVRAEEPVAIATVIEHPDRIGQRMVVWPDRRAGSLGSSRADDAVTDDARGMLASGRSGVIQYGPDGQRRGEGMSVFVNSFEPPPRMLVFGAIDFAAAMARLGAFLGYRVTVCDARPVFATRTRFPEADEVVVAWPHKYLRAEAPKLDERTVIAVLTHDPKFDVPVLEIALRLKVGYVGAMGSRRTHEDRLQRLREAGVTESELSTLSSPIGLDLGARTPEETAVSIAAEIISLRWKGSGRRLVDLGEPIHH